GGCCGTAACTATAACGGTCCTAAGGTAGCGAAATTCCTTGTCGGGTAAGTTCCGACCTGCACGAATGGCGTAACGACTTCCCCGCTGTCTCCAGCATCGACTCAGCGAAATTGAATTCCCCGTGAAGATGCGGGGTACCCGCGGTCAGACGGAAAGACCCTATGAACCTTTACTGCAGCTTTGCAGTGGCACCAGGAAGATTTTGTGTAGGATAGGTGGGAGACAATGAACTTAGGGCGCCAGCTTTAAGGGAGTCACTGTTGAAATACCACCCTGAATGTTTCTGTTGTCTAACTGAGCCTGTTTAGCACGGGCCAGGACCCTGCATGGTGGGCAGTTTGACTGGGGCGGTCGCCTCCCAAAATGTAACGGAGGCGCGCGATGGTAGGCTCAGTCCGGTTGGAAATCGGATTTTGAGTGCAATGGCATAAGCCTGCCTGACTGTGAGAGTGACAGCTCGAGCAGAGACGAAAGTCGGCCATAGTGATCCGGTGGTTCCTTGTGGAAGGGCCATCGCTCAACGGATAAAAGGTACTCTAGGGATAACAGGCTGATCTCCCCCAAGAGTTCACATCGACGGGGAGGTTTGGCACCTCGATGTCGGCTCATCACATCCCGGGGCTGAAGCAGGTCCCAAGGGTTCGGCTGTTCGCCGATTAAAGTGGTACGTGAGCTGGGTTTAGAACGTCGTGAGACAGTTCGGTCCCTATCTGCCGTGGGCGTTAAGACTTGAAAGGATTTGTTCCTAGTACGAGAGGACCGGAATGAACGAACCTCTGGTGCACCAGTTGTCACGCCAGTGGCATGGCTGGGTAGCCAAGTTCGGAATGGATAACCGCTGAAAGCATCTAAGCGGGAAACCAGCCTTAAGATAAGGTCTTTTTGGGGCGTTGAAGACCACAACGTTAATAGGTCTGGTGTGAAAGTCCAGCAATGGATGAAGCTTACAGATACTAATCCCCCAGACCTCTCCAGCTTTGTATTCAATACAAACCAAACGCATCTCTTAATAACTTCTTCAATCTTACTTCTCTTCTATAACAATCCCTATCAGATGTGCCTCAGCGGCGGGGGGTTATGGCGAGGGTCCCAAACCCGATCCCATCCCGAACTCGATGGTTAAACCCCTCAGCGCCAATGATACTTCGTCTCAAGACGCGGAAAAGTAGGTCGCCCCCCGCTACTAAGGCACATCTCTTAAAACAAACCCCCCACTCAATTAACGCAAGTGGGGGGTTTGCTTTGCAAAAAAAGAATTAAGGGGGAGCTAGCACAAGTAGACCTTTAGTTCTTGTCTGCTCACTCAAAGAGTTTGGAAGACTATTGGGAAAAGTAACAAGAAAAAGGAAGCTGGGATTTATTCAAGATTGAAAAAACAATCCCGTACCGCAATTAATCCTTCAGATAGAAGAGATTTTGCACAAATGAATGAACTTGTTTAGACTGTTCTCCTCTTTCCTTTTATAATTGACTCTTTATGCGATCTTCTTCTTTTCTATTTTCGGCTTTACTTCTTCCTCTTTCTCTTGGGGGATGTAATTCTTATTTTGCGAATGGCTTAACAAAAACATACTTTACATCAAAAGTATCGGATAATGTCTTCAAGTATAATTCGGCGTGCGTCCGTGATGAAAACTGGCGTATTGCGAATGCGCCTTATAGTACTTGCCGTATGTTCTTAAAAAAAGGATTACCTTTTTCTCAATATCAAACGTTACGTTTAGAAGAAGTTTCGGATAAACAGATTTCTGTTTGGGTGCAGGCAGATTATCAGCCAGATTTTATTGTGAAGGCTGTTCATTCTGAAATTGAGACACCGATTGAGTTAGATAACTGGGTGGAGACCTTAGGTGTTCCAACAAATGCTTTCGAAAAAGGGAAAATTCCTACGACAAAGCAAGGTGAAGTTCCTGATGAGGACGAAGTAAAACAGAATTTACAAGAGGCCTTAACGAATTTAGAAGCGCTTGTTACTTTGAGGGGTGCTGTGCGTAAAGGTGTTCCTGCTGAGATTATGAATCGGATTAACGAAGCCTATCCAAAAGAATGGACGCATCTTGAGGAGACACTTCAAATCGCAGATAAAATGCACCATGGTGTGAGTTTAAAGGTTGCCGCAACAGAGTTTTTTGATGAACCACCCGCTATTTAGATTGGATTAAACCCAATCCCAGAGCCAGTGTAGATAGTTTCTTCTAGGCGTGAGATCTTTTTTTGTTTGCGGATCGGAACAATAGTTCCAACTTTGGAATGGGTATTCTTCTGTTAAACCCTGTGCGGTGACTCTCGCAACACAAGCTTGAATTTTGGGATTGTAAAAGTCGGGACCAGCCCAGTCTTTTCCTTGTTTCGCATTTTCGAGCTGATCATCATGCAAATGCAGGGCATGTACAATCATACTGCTTGAAAACCAGATTGTTTTGACAGGCGCATAGTTGCCATGAAGAAACTCGACAAGAACACCAGAGTCCGAAGTGCCATCTGTAAAATAAAGCGTCAAATAGCGACTGATCGTGTTTGGATCGTTTGGAATGATAATGCCAATTTCAGAGAGGCGCTGACGGTTTACAGGTGAGAGGGCTGACATGGATTTGATAGGTTTGGGAATGCTATCTTTATGATTGATGGAAGCATTCAAATAAGCAATATTATCTTTAGAGACAATGTGGGGATTGTTATCTAAATCAGGATAGCGATCAGGATCGGGAACCATACATCCTGCGATGGAAATTCCAGATGTGGCTATGAGAAAATATGTGATGATTTTTTGCACGAGCATTTTGTCCCATACCCAGTTTATTAGCGTGATAATAGAATGGCTTAAATTTAGAAACTCTGCTTTGATTTTATCATTACATTTTAGGGTAAGGCTAGTATAAAACGATATGTGGGATGCTTATGAAAAAAGATAAAAAGGAGGGATTTTCTTGGAATTTACTCGGCGGTTAAAACAAGGCAGATTATTTTATTGCTTTTTTTTCTTATTTGCCTTTCTGATCCCTTTAAATCTTTCGGCTTTCCCAGTACAGAGTGCTTTGCCTCATAGTAGTTTTGAGGAAATTAAGGCTGATAGTAAGGCTGCGCCATATCATGAGACGCGTCCTTTGTCGGAAGTTTGGGATAGTGCGCGTGAGCATGAAGAGGCATTTACTTTTTTACATGAGATTCCTTCCTCCATTGCAGGCGAAAAGCCGACGCAGGTGGTTTTACTCATTTTCCCGAAAATTACTTCTGGCCTTTTAAGTTTTAGCGAAGTTGGAAAAGTAAAGCCCATTTTTGGTAAAGATCATCAGCGCTATCCACCACTCGTTTCTTATCAGGGAGATCAGTTAACTTTATTTCAGTTGATACAATCAGGGCATCGTGCTTGTGAAGTTACGATGACAGTTCAGCAAGGGGAGATTGTGACAGCGAAGGAAAGTGCAGGCTGTGCGGATTATGAATCTAAAGGGCATTTGCTTTCGAAAGCGCTGATTGGTGCTAAAATGGCGCCTCCTATTAAGAGGCCAGCTGGAACAAAAAATACAGATGTCAAAAAACAGAGTGATCTTAAAAAAGTAGATGATGATAAAGATCAGGATGAGGAATGAGTAATATTTCTTTTTTACGCAGAATATTTTGCTGGGCACTTCCTTTCTCTTTAGCAAGCTGTGCTTCACCTGTTGAAATGGTGCATTCTAAGATGCAGTACATGACGGCGACGCCAGAATATGCTGCCCCAGACCTTGAGGTGTGGCAGAAAACAGGCTTGTTGTACGAAGATTATCAGAATATTCATGATGCTGGATGGACATTTGAAGATTATGCCGCAGTAGATGATGGGAATTTACCCTTGCGTTCTCCAACGAGGGTGATGGCCGCTGTGGCGTGGGGGCGCGCTGGCATTCATAGTTGGCAAACGATTATGCAATTTGCATCTATTGGCTTAAATAAACCTTATATGGTGGAGGAATGGAGTTCACGTCTTGGGATTCCCCGAGAAGACATCATGGACAAGGAACAGCATTTTGAGGTTTTTTCACGTTATATGAAGGCCGCAGATGACCCTGTCTCTGGCGTTTCTGCAAAATCTTTGAAAGAGGCTATTCGTCTTCAAAAAGGCCGTTGCTGGGATGCTGCTGACTTTAAGAGGGTTATTGTTGAAGCTAAAATGATTGAAAAGGGCGTTGCTGTAAACAAGGCAGCAGAGATGTACCGTCGGTCTGGCTCTGAAATCGAATTAGCGAAGATGCAAAAATTTTGGGGGAAAGATATTCTTGAAGCGTGTAATGGTATTCCAGAATATCAGTTAGAAACGCAGGATCCTTTTGCAGTTGAAGGACATTGTATCTTTACTGTTTTAGCGCTTAATGAAACCAATTTTCAGCGTGTTGAAGGGGGGCGTGTTCTTTATAAAAATTATCAGCCAGCACGTTTGATTGAACCTGGTGCTGAACCCTTTCGTTTTGGAATGGGCACACCGCCAGCAGTGAGCGGTCCGACAGCAATTTTATTAGGGGAAGAACCTCTTTCTTATAAAGATAGAGAAACAGGTGAAAAAATTGTTCCGATGCGATTTAAAGTCATTAAGTATGTAGACCTCAGTGCTAATTTTTATTTAGAGCAGAGTGAAAAATATAATGAAAAAAATGGGTTAAGTTTTGAAAAAAGTCTTTTAAAAGATCAGAACGAACAAGAAAAAGCACCGGATGTCAGGAGTTTTTCACATATTCCAGACCTTCCTTTTAGTGGTGACCCAGCAAAGTAAATTCTTAAACGATTTATTATTAAAATAGAAATAGAGAATAAGAGAGGGTGTTGGGTATGAGTCAGAGAAGTATCGTTCAGAAGTTTGTTTTAATTCTTTTTACGCTTGGCGCAGGGGCTAGTCTTTACGCTTTGTTTGAACATAACGTTGCTACCCATCATGCCCATCATAAAGCTGAAACTTCAAAAGATACGGGCATTTCGGGCTATATTGATCAGGGTGTTAATGAGGTAAGCCATTGGTGGAATGGTGATGCATCCCATTCAGAAAATTCCATTTCTTCAGACCATGCACCTTCTGCGAAGGCATTAGATTCAGATACCGAAGTGGAGAAAATTCAGGTGGGATCTGAGGAACGACAGCAGGAATCAGCAGATAAAGAGGATGATAAAGATTTATCAGATACTTTAAGTGCTTTGGAAAGCAAATCAGATTCTGTTTCTGCGCCTGTTTTTGACAGTTATGCGAAACCAACTTCCAAAGTTTTAAAAGAGCGTGAAAAGGTCTTATTAGCTAATCGAGCCGTGCAGGAAAAGAAAAACCAAGCCATTCAACGTGCAAGGGCACAAGAAATCAATAAAACACCCAAGATGCTTTTTAAGTCGGATGTGATGCAGGCTAAAAAAGATTTAGGTTTTAGTCCGCAAGGCTATCATCTTTGGGAAAATGCAAATGGTTTTTTATTGCTTAATCCTAAAACCTTACGTTTTGAATTGGTTTTAGAAACAGAAAATTGCGCAGGCGCTTTGGGGCAAGATACACCAGAATTAAAACAGGTTTTTTCACGAAAAAAGATTAATGAGCATGCGGAAACACTTACTCTTTTCCAAGCAAATCAAGAAGGGCAGTCTGCGAAAGATTCTTTGTCTTGTCAGGTTGGTCTAAAGTTTAAGGATGGGAAAGTCATTCAGGCAAGTGAGAAAAACTGCACTTATTGGCATGGGGCAGAATGTGCGTTTAGCGTTCCCTTAAAGGGATTAAGAGCGTTACCAGATTTAAAATGATAGTCTTTTGGAGGTCTAAGATGTTGGACAAGAAAACTTCTCTGCACAAGTTATTTTTCTTGGGTTTGGGTATAGGTGTCTTTGCTCTAAATTCTGGCATTCAGGCTCAGGAAAAAAATCCTTTAATTGAGCAGAAAGATCTTTCCAGTAAAACGCTAGAAGAACTCTGGAAAGAGGCGAATGTTCCCGGGAAGGCACTCTGTTTTATTAAGATGAATAAAAATGACCAACTTGCTGTGCTCATTAGTCCATCTCTTGGATTTGGGGCTATCACGGAAAAAGGGGCAAGTGGGCATTTAAGTTTAGGCTATCAAACGGATACGCCAGCAAAGGCGACTCAAAAAGAAAATAATTTGGTGATTAGCTATAACGGAGACGCTCATCGAAAAGCCTGCTCTGTTTCTATGGAGATAGAAGGCGCTAAAATTCGAACAGTGAAGGCGACAGAGGGATGTTCAGATTATGAGGATGGACAAGATCATTTTGAGGGTGATTTGATTGGTGCAACAGCGATTATGTCAAATTCGCATTGAGTTTTTGATATAATCGTAAAAAGCCTGCTTTGAATTTAAGCAGGCTTTTTACGTTTGAGATATGATAGATTTTATTTTTTTTGATGCCCAAGGCCGATTTTTTGCGCAAGTTGTGAGCGTTGCTTTGCATAGTTCGGTGCCACCATTGGATAGCTTGTTGGAAGTGACCAGCGGGCTCGGTACTCCTCAGGTGTCATGTTATAGACAGATTTCAGATGACGGCGTAAAAGTTTCAGTTTTTTTCCGTCTTCTAAACAGATGATGTAGTCTGGAAAAACAGATTTTTTTGGGTCAATTGCCGGTGTAAGCTTATTGTTTGAAGCAATTGTTCCTTGATTGGTTGCTTCCAGAGCGCTGTACACTTCGCTGATAAGTGTAGAAAGCTTTTCCACAGGGACGGTGTGTGCGGAGACATAAGCGCTGACAATTTCTGTTGTAAATGCCCTTAATTCAGAACGTAAGTCCGTTGAGTGGCCGTTCTTAGCAGCAGATTCAATAGTCATAAATTTTTCCTCACCAAATGGGAGCGCTTATTAGGATATAATTTCATTTCTTTGAGAATACTAAACACAGAGAATGAGAATTGCTAGAGCAGATTTGTTGCGCATTATAAGTGATAGATAAATAAAAAAAAGAAATTACTTAATTTTGATGAGAAAAAACAAGTATATACTCATTTAGGGATTTTGGCAGAGATACTCAGAAAACAGAACTTTAATCTCTTTTAAAATTCTTTAGACTACACTTTTCTTTTGGGCTTAAAGATAAAATTTTAATGACATCCTCTATTCTTTCTTCCTTACTTGCTTACACTGTTGCTTCTCTTTTTTTAGCGGCAACACCGGGGCCAGATATGATTTTGGTTCTTCGCTCTGCGATCAAAGATGGTTTTCGCTTTTCTTTTGGGGTCATTTTAGGCATTTTGACCTCTTTATTCTTTTGGGGCATTGCGACGATTTTAGGATTAAGCGCTTTGCTATTTCATTTTAAACAGGCCTTCATCGTTTTAAAATGGGCAGGTGTCTTATATCTCCTTTATCTTGCTCTGCGCTCAATCTTGAGCAAGCCCAAGGATTTGATTTCCGATACTGCAAATTTGGACAATGTGATAAACACGCCAAGAGCTTCTTTACTCACAGCCTATGGGCAAGGTTTGATGACAAATCTCTTTAATCCAATGATTGGTTTTTTGTTTTTATTTGTTTTTCCAGCTTTTATTCCCAAAGAGCAGGATATTCAATTCTTTACACTTATTTTAACTTTTTTACAGATGCTGGTCGCTTTTTCTATTTTTACGAGTTTGGCGCTTTTTGCTCAGCCAGCTTCAATATGGCTAAAAAAAGGAAAAAGTGCTGTTTGGATAGACCGCATTGCGGGGATTTCATTGCTTTATTTTGCAATTAAACTTTTTTTAGCCCAACCACCTGTTTAAGGGCTTGTCCAATGAGAGAGGGAGTGAGAAAATCAAGCTGTGTCTATGAGAGATGAAGTGAAATTTATCTGCTCCTTTTAATTTTAAGTCGTTGTAAGGTTTTATATGTCAGAACAAAATGTGAATGTTCACGATAGTATTGAAAAAGCGGTTTCTTCTGCAATGGGAAGAGAGCCTTCTGAGGATATTTTGCTCGAAGAGTTGGATGATATGCAAGATTTCGGTTTGGATGATTTTGGAGAAAAGTCTTCCTGCTGTTTTGCAAAACATAAATGTAAAATTGTCTTGGCTTTAGTCGTCTTGGCCGTTTTGTTTCTTATTAAAAGATCCCGCGGTTGCTGCAAGAAATAAAAATTTTGCATGTTAGCTTTAAAAAAGGAGACTGAATTCAGTCTCCTTTTTTACGTTTTATTCTTCGGTATGATCTGAGTGATCGTGCGCTGTTCTGATGCGTTGGATTTGGGTTCTCTTTCGTTCCGCTAAAAGGACATTGCGTGTCATTTTCTGATAGACCCCCATGATAAAGACAATTAAAGAGCCAACAACCAGGAGAGAGGCTGGGTAAAGAACATTGATGCCACCACCGACACCTTCTTCAAAGATACCAACTAAGCCTTCGACAAAAACCGCAATAATGACAGTTGTAATAAATTTACTTAGACTATTTCGAATCTGCCATTCACTAAGTTTGTCCGAATCTTTAATGACCTCATCTTCAATGAAAAATTTAGCAACGTCAAAAACGGCGATTGCAACAACGACATAACTTACCGTACGTAGAATCAGATTTTTAATATCATCATGATGTGCGGTGTCATTCATTAAAAAGAGATAGAGATCACGAATACCGTAATAAAGAAGAACATAGGCAAGTAGAATAAGTACGATACTTGCAACACCGAACGAAATACGGGAAATGATACCAACAATTCGATGCATACGGTCAAGCTCTGTATGGGGAATCAAGTTGGCACTATCCGCAGCATCTCGTATCTGGTTAAAAGAGTGAGGGTGGGCAGAGTGTTCTCTCTGATCAAATGGCATTTCAGGCATAGCTAGATATAAACTTTCTGCGGCAAAGAAACTTAGAATTTTTTATAATACCCCAAAAGCACAAGAAAATTCAAAAGAATATCCAAAGAAGAGATTTTTAACTTTTGGAAACATGGCTGGGGTGGGAGGATTCGAACCTCCGCATGGCGGAATCAAAATCCGCTGCCTTACCGCTTGGCTACACCCCAATATCCATTTCATCGCTCACTAACTTATTTAGTGGATTTAAGACAGGGCACGATGCCTCTCCTGAAGGAGAAGATGTGAGCCCTGTTTATAATGTTCTTAGGGGCTTCGTAAAGGGGGGGAAAGGATTTTTTTTATTTTTTCGTTAATTTTCTATTTCCTGTGAAATAAGAAGGTTAAATTTTTCCAGCTGATCTAGTCCTTCATTCAAGGCAATCATTGTCGATTCAAGCTCTTCATTTTCGTCTTTTGCCCAGCAACGTAAAACCTTAGCCCATAAA
The genomic region above belongs to Acetobacteraceae bacterium and contains:
- a CDS encoding MucR family transcriptional regulator, with the protein product MTIESAAKNGHSTDLRSELRAFTTEIVSAYVSAHTVPVEKLSTLISEVYSALEATNQGTIASNNKLTPAIDPKKSVFPDYIICLEDGKKLKLLRRHLKSVYNMTPEEYRARWSLPTSYPMVAPNYAKQRSQLAQKIGLGHQKK
- a CDS encoding LysE family translocator gives rise to the protein MTSSILSSLLAYTVASLFLAATPGPDMILVLRSAIKDGFRFSFGVILGILTSLFFWGIATILGLSALLFHFKQAFIVLKWAGVLYLLYLALRSILSKPKDLISDTANLDNVINTPRASLLTAYGQGLMTNLFNPMIGFLFLFVFPAFIPKEQDIQFFTLILTFLQMLVAFSIFTSLALFAQPASIWLKKGKSAVWIDRIAGISLLYFAIKLFLAQPPV